A genomic segment from Sphingopyxis sp. DBS4 encodes:
- the hemB gene encoding porphobilinogen synthase, with the protein MTHAPFPDLRLRRSRRTAWSRAMVREHHLTPSNLIWPLFVCAGSSTEEPIASLPGVSRWSVDRLVERAKDAAAAGIPCLALFPYTEAGRRSEDGAEALNPDNLMCRATAAIKQALGDDIGVLTDVALDPYTSHGQDGLIDEAGDVLNDETVEVLVGQALNQARAGADIIAPSDMMDGRVGAIREALEIEGFGHVQIMSYAAKYASAFYGPFRDAVGSRGLLKGDKKTYQMDPANVEEALREVEMDLAEGADSVMVKPGLPYLDVVRAVKDHFAVPVYAYQVSGEYAMIEAAVAVGAGDRDALVLETLLAFRRAGASGVLTYHALHAARLLNG; encoded by the coding sequence ATGACTCACGCCCCCTTTCCCGACCTGCGCCTGCGCCGCAGCCGCCGCACGGCATGGAGCCGCGCGATGGTGCGCGAGCATCATCTGACCCCGTCGAACCTGATCTGGCCGCTGTTCGTCTGCGCCGGATCGAGCACCGAGGAGCCGATCGCGAGCCTGCCGGGCGTATCGCGCTGGTCGGTCGACCGGCTCGTCGAGCGCGCGAAGGACGCGGCGGCGGCGGGCATCCCGTGCCTTGCGCTCTTTCCCTATACCGAGGCCGGGCGGCGCAGCGAGGATGGCGCGGAAGCGCTCAATCCCGATAATCTCATGTGCCGCGCCACCGCCGCGATCAAGCAGGCGCTCGGCGACGACATCGGTGTGCTCACCGACGTCGCGCTCGATCCCTACACAAGCCACGGGCAGGACGGGCTGATCGACGAGGCGGGCGATGTCCTCAACGACGAGACGGTCGAGGTGCTGGTCGGGCAGGCACTCAATCAGGCGCGCGCGGGGGCCGACATCATCGCGCCTTCGGACATGATGGACGGCCGCGTCGGCGCGATCCGCGAAGCGCTGGAGATCGAGGGCTTCGGGCACGTCCAGATCATGAGCTACGCCGCCAAATATGCCTCGGCCTTCTATGGTCCCTTCCGCGACGCGGTCGGTTCGCGCGGGCTGCTCAAGGGCGACAAGAAGACCTATCAGATGGACCCCGCGAACGTCGAAGAGGCGCTGCGCGAGGTGGAGATGGATCTGGCGGAAGGCGCCGACAGCGTCATGGTCAAGCCTGGCCTGCCCTATCTGGACGTCGTGCGCGCAGTAAAGGATCATTTCGCGGTACCGGTCTATGCCTATCAGGTGTCGGGCGAATATGCGATGATCGAGGCCGCGGTGGCGGTCGGCGCGGGCGACCGTGATGCGCTCGTCCTCGAAACCCTGCTCGCCTTCCGCCGCGCGGGCGCCTCGGGCGTGCTGACCTATCACGCGCTCCACGCGGCGCGGTTGCTGAACGGATGA
- a CDS encoding M23 family metallopeptidase: MSGNAAALTMSQAIGLRRADAAPEPALSWRDRLALLDLVPDLGDNIGSGEWWRGLATLTLLCGAAIATYPGVQPLEQPAAALDAADFNEARAQMIVPLAFGGDTGRHMAATDAVRPLAQTPERPQIELTATLGQGDSFARVLERSGVGSQDAEALASQVAGAVPLADIAPGTRIDLILGRRAARTMPRPVDALAMRARFDLRIEMERIDGRLVMRRIPIAVDATPLRIRGRVGDSLYRSARAAGASPESIQAYLRVIGRQLSVGSDIRASDEFDIIVEHRRAETGESETGKLLYAGLVRGGKPKLSMIEWTVDGRLQWFEASGAGEQRSGMVRPTNGRITSPFGMRRHPILGYVRMHRGIDMGGGYGGPVFAVSDGVVQVAGRTGGYGNYVKLSHGGGLGTGYGHMSRIAVRPGQHVTRGQVIGYIGSSGLSTGPHLHYEVYRNGVPVNPLSIAFVTRARLEGQALADFRARIRQLTSIAPGAALAPVAAKPVEGPKLGSLGDVAAKRAGEGI, encoded by the coding sequence ATGTCCGGCAATGCGGCCGCCCTCACGATGTCGCAGGCGATCGGCCTGCGGCGCGCGGACGCCGCGCCCGAACCGGCGCTGTCCTGGCGCGACCGGCTTGCGCTGCTCGATCTCGTTCCCGACCTTGGCGACAATATCGGTTCGGGCGAATGGTGGCGGGGGCTAGCGACGCTGACCCTGCTGTGCGGCGCTGCCATTGCAACCTATCCCGGCGTGCAGCCGCTCGAACAGCCCGCCGCGGCACTCGATGCCGCCGATTTCAACGAAGCGCGCGCGCAGATGATCGTGCCGCTCGCGTTCGGTGGCGATACCGGCCGCCACATGGCCGCGACCGACGCCGTACGGCCGCTCGCCCAGACCCCCGAACGCCCGCAGATCGAACTCACCGCGACGCTCGGCCAGGGCGACAGCTTTGCCCGCGTGCTCGAACGCTCGGGCGTCGGCAGCCAGGATGCAGAGGCACTTGCGAGCCAGGTCGCGGGCGCGGTGCCGCTCGCCGACATCGCGCCGGGCACGCGGATCGACCTGATCCTCGGCCGCCGCGCCGCGCGGACCATGCCGCGCCCGGTCGACGCGCTCGCGATGCGCGCGCGCTTCGACCTGCGCATCGAGATGGAGCGGATCGACGGGCGGCTGGTGATGCGCCGCATCCCGATCGCGGTCGATGCGACGCCGCTGCGCATCCGCGGCCGCGTCGGTGACAGCCTTTATCGCTCGGCGCGCGCCGCGGGCGCTTCGCCCGAATCGATCCAGGCTTATCTGCGCGTCATCGGCCGTCAGCTTTCGGTCGGCAGCGACATCCGCGCGAGCGACGAGTTCGACATCATCGTCGAGCATCGCCGCGCCGAAACGGGCGAGAGCGAAACGGGCAAATTGCTCTATGCGGGTCTTGTCCGCGGCGGCAAGCCGAAGCTGTCGATGATCGAATGGACCGTCGACGGCCGTCTCCAATGGTTCGAGGCGTCGGGCGCGGGCGAGCAGCGCAGCGGCATGGTGCGTCCGACGAACGGTCGGATCACCTCGCCCTTCGGAATGCGCCGCCACCCGATCCTCGGCTATGTACGGATGCATCGCGGCATCGACATGGGCGGCGGTTACGGCGGTCCGGTCTTCGCGGTCAGCGACGGCGTCGTGCAGGTCGCCGGTCGCACCGGCGGCTATGGCAATTATGTGAAGCTCAGCCACGGCGGCGGGCTCGGCACCGGCTATGGGCATATGAGCCGTATCGCGGTGCGGCCCGGCCAGCATGTGACGCGCGGGCAGGTGATCGGCTATATCGGATCGAGCGGCCTCTCGACCGGCCCGCATCTTCACTATGAAGTCTATCGCAACGGCGTTCCGGTGAACCCGCTGTCGATCGCCTTCGTCACCCGCGCCAGGCTGGAAGGGCAGGCGCTCGCCGACTTCCGCGCGCGCATCCGTCAGCTCACGTCGATCGCGCCCGGCGCGGCGCTCGCTCCGGTCGCGGCGAAGCCGGTCGAAGGGCCGAAGCTCGGGTCGCTCGGCGATGTCGCCGCAAAGCGCGCGGGCGAAGGGATCTAG